One genomic region from Salvia hispanica cultivar TCC Black 2014 chromosome 2, UniMelb_Shisp_WGS_1.0, whole genome shotgun sequence encodes:
- the LOC125205226 gene encoding probable LRR receptor-like serine/threonine-protein kinase At3g47570, whose translation MFAACFNDFLHGTIPSSIFNISSLKVLSLQQNNFSGNLPPYMGLSLSNLQELYLYLNKLSGKIPSSITNASQLIVVELNRNSFMGSIPDFGNLRRLEALRLWENNLTGAESPHQVIRFLSSLTNCRELQYLEISDNPQMNGILPASIGNLSTDLVTFAASNCNIKGSIPQGIVNLSSLHGLYLHQNQLTGDVPIHIGNLKQLEGVNLGTNHLQGFIPHGLCQMRMLNLLNLSENFFTGPVPGCLGRIRNLREVYLDSNKLNSTIPLELWNLTDLTSLNLSSNYLNGELSSQIGRLKAINELDLSCNQFSGDIPSLIAGCTSLEFLSLSNNSFGGSIPQSFENMRSLNALYLSHNNLSGFIPKNMANLDLMYLDVSYNKLEGEIPDRGCFINFTAESFVHNYALCGVARFGVLNCVKQHAKSRLKSVTELMKYILPPVLSALILVAFAFMVIRRCKPKKIPYKDDTSVGDHWRRVSYLELVRGTNSFGQTSLLGRGSFGSVFKAMLSDDLDVAVKVFDMQSEGSMKSFETESQILSNIRHRNLLGIIGCCSNVDFKALILEYMPNGSLENWLHSENCWLDLLQRVNIAIDVALALEYLHHGYTFPIVHCDIKPNNVLLDKDMTARVGDFGISKLFEEGQTEVLTKTLATVGYAAPEYGSEGKVSTNGDVYSYGIMLLEMLTGKKPTDDIFIGNMSFKEWIGEAMQENTISEVTDHGLVAREDRHFNEKEGCVSSIFHVAMKCLVISPHERINMIEAAATLKKIRATHLAGTIRR comes from the exons ATGTTTGCAGCTTGCTTCAACGATTTCTTACATGGAACCATACCATCTTCCATATTTAACATATCATCATTAAAGGTCTTATCTCTTCAGCAAAACAATTTCTCAGGCAACCTTCCTCCATATATGGGACTCTCACTCTCCAATCTCCAAGAGCTTTATCTATACTTGAACAAGCTCAGCGGTAAAATCCCAAGCTCCATCACCAATGCTTCTCAGCTTATTGTCGTAGAATTGAACAGAAACTCATTCATGGGTTCCATCCCCGACTTTGGTAATTTAAGACGCTTAGAAGCACTTCGACTTTGGGAAAACAATTTGACAGGAGCTGAATCTCCCCATCAAGTGATAagatttctctcttcattaactaaCTGTCGCGAGTTACAATACTTGGAAATATCAGACAATCCGCAAATGAATGGGATCCTCCCGGCCTCCATTGGGAATTTATCTACTGATCTTGTCACTTTTGCAGCATCAAACTGTAATATAAAAGGTTCTATTCCTCAGGGGATTGTAAACTTAAGTAGTTTGCATGGTTTGTATCTTCACCAAAATCAACTCACAGGAGATGTTCCAATACATATAGGAAACTTGAAGCAACTTGAAGGAGTAAATCTTGGTACGAATCATCTGCAAGGGTTCATTCCTCATGGTCTTTGCCAAATGAGAATGCTCAACTTGTTGAACTTGAGTGAGAATTTTTTCACAGGTCCTGTGCCTGGATGCTTGGGAAGGATTAGAAACTTAAGGGAGGTGTATTTGGATTCAAACAAGTTGAATTCCACCATACCTCTTGAATTATGGAATCTCACAGATCTTACGAGTCTCAACTTGTCCTCGAACTATTTGAATGGTGAGTTGTCATCTCAAATTGGTCGTTTGAAGGCTATCAATGAGCTAGACTTGTCTTGCAACCAATTTTCAGGTGATATTCCTAGCTTGATTGCAGGGTGCACTTCATTGGAGTTCCTATCTTTGTCGAATAACTCGTTTGGTGGATCTATACCTCAATCTTTCGAGAATATGAGATCATTGAACGCGTTATATCTATCTCATAACAATCTTTCTGGTTTTATACCTAAGAATATGGCTAACCTGGACCTCATGTATCTTGATGTATCTTACAACAAGTTGGAAGGGGAGATTCCAGATAGAGGGTGTTTCATTAACTTCACTGCTGAATCTTTTGTTCATAACTATGCTCTTTGTGGTGTTGCAAGATTTGGGGTACTAAATTGTGTGAAACAACATGCTAAATCAAGACTGAAGAGTGTTACTGAGTTGATGAAGTATATTTTGCCACCCGTGCTTTCAGCTTTGATATTGGTAGCTTTtgcatttatggtaattaggCGATGCAAgccaaaaaaaataccatATAAAGATGATACTTCAGTAGGTGATCATTGGAGGAGAGTTTCGTACTTAGAGCTTGTGCGTGGAACTAATTCTTTCGGTCAAACCAGTCTGCTTGGACGAGGAAGCTTTGGTTCAGTGTTCAAGGCGATGCTTTCTGATGATTTGGATGTTGCGGTGAAGGTCTTTGATATGCAATCAGAAGGATCTATGAAGAGTTTTGAGACGGAGAGCCAGATACTAAGTAACATCCGACATAGGAacttgcttgggataattggTTGTTGTAGTAATGTTGATTTCAAAGCCTTGATTCTTGAGTACATGCCTAATGGGAGTTTGGAGAATTGGCTACATTCTGAAAATTGTTGGCTAGATCTACTACAGAGGGTGAATATAGCAATTGATGTAGCATTGGCCTTGGAGTATCTGCATCATGGCTATACATTCCCCATTGTTCATTGTGATATAAAGCCGAACAATGTGTTGCTTGATAAGGATATGACTGCTCGTGTTGGCGATTTTGGTATTTCCAAGCTTTTTGAAGAAGGGCAGACCGAGGTTCTGACTAAAACATTGGCAACTGTCGGATATGCAGCACCAG AGTATGGATCGGAAGGAAAGGTATCCACGAACGGAGACGTGTATAGTTATGGTATAATGCTCTTAGAGATGTTGACCGGGAAGAAGCCCACGGATGATATATTCATTGGAAATATGAGCTTCAAAGAGTGGATTGGCGAAGCAATGCAAGAAAATACAATAAGTGAAGTTACAGATCATGGATTGGTAGCTAGAGAAGATAGGCATTTCAATGAAAAAGAGGGATGTGTGTCATCTATTTTTCATGTTGCAATGAAATGTTTAGTCATTTCACCACATGAAAGAATAAACATGATTGAAGCAGCAGCAACTCTCAAGAAAATAAGAGCCACACATTTAGCAGGAACCATAAGGCGTTAG